TTTATTGCTGTAAATGGACACAAGCTCAAGTATAAGCCAGTGCCGGTTGAGGAGATTTATGTATGCGAAGAATAATTTTCCAGCATTATGTAAATTGGAGCCGACAGCTTTGGGTCTATCTTTGAAATCCGGCTAAAAAGTCTTTGTAGCTCATTTCTTTTTTTCCTTCGGGAATTATGCGAAGAATTTCGAATTTTCCTTCATCTAGAGTCGCTTCTTTGATCACAACGCGCATCTTTTTCCCATTTCTTTCCATAAAGAAATAGGTCCCCGGCCAGCCGTAATATGCTCTAAATTTTCGATAATTTTGTACGGGATCGCCAGCAAGGTCTAGAAGCCCATCTTCTTTTTTTATCTTTTTGCAGAGCGTTGCGTAGCTCTCGTCTTGTTTTTCAAATGAAGCAGTACCGTCTGCGATTTTGCCTACCGCCTTCACCAAAAGTTTTTTTGCGATCTCGTTGAGGCGATTTCGTAGTTCTGGTGCCGTTTCTCTTTCGCCAACACGCACTTCTTCTTTTTCTATAATATCTCCAGCATCGAGGGCAAAAACCATTTTCTGTATCACGACTCCCGTCGTCTCGTCACCATTTAAAATTGCGGATTCTACAGGAGTTGCGCCACGATATTTAGGAAGAAGCGAATAATGAACATTTATCATTCCTAAGCGGGGAAGTTCCAGAAGCGCTTTCGGCAGAATTTTTCCGTATGCAACCACAATGCCAAGGTCAATGTCGTATTTTTTAAACGCTTCGAGAAATTCCTGATTAATTTTCTCTGGCTGAAGAATCGGGATATTTTTTTGTTCCGCCCATAGTTTGGGAGCGGGTTTTTGGAGAACGAGTTTTCTTCCGCGCGGTTCATCTTTCCCCGTAATAATAACTTTCGGGAGAAGGTCGGCACTTCGGAGTTCTTCTAGAATTGGGAGAACGAGTTCCGGCGTGCCGAAAAATGCGATATTGAGTTTAGTCATTGGAAGTCTCTTTTTTAAGTCGAGAGGGAATTTTTTCAGGAGGAAGTTCGTGGAGATCTTCGGCGTTGTCTATAAACAGAACTCCGTCCAAATGATCCGTTTCGTGCTGGAAGATTTGAGCAATGAGCCCGCTTCCTCCGCGTTCAAATTTTTCACCTTTTTCATTATACGCTGTTATCGAAGCCTTCGTTGAGCGTATTTTTTTCCCGTATAGCCATCGGACAGAAAGACAGCCTTCCTCTAATAATTTCTGTTCTTTTGAAAGTTTGGTGATCTTTGGATTGATATAGACAAGATTAATTTTTCCTTTTTTTCCTTTTTCTCCAGGATACAGAATGTCATATATTTTTTCCGTGATGATGAAAATGCGAAGCGACACTCCGATCTGGGGCGCGGCAAGAGCTACTCCATCGTCCTGTGACGCGAGCGCTTCTTTCATCTCTCGTATAACTTTCTTTATTTTGGAGCTCGCAATATCTTTAAGGGGCACTTCTTTTGCCTTTTCTCGCAGTACCGGAGCATCTCGCTGAACAATGCTTTTCATCCACCCATTCAAACACAAAATAAGGCATTTTTCCAGTTTTTACAGAATGCTTTCCGGATTGATTTTGACTGAAAAATAGGGGGGAAGTGCTGAAAGTTTTTTCGTTAAATCTTCTTTCGGCCATTCGCTTTCGGGAATTTTAAGGATTCCTTTCAGGGTGTAGGTGCCTCTTGCCTCCGGAATGAAAGCGGGAAACACCTCAAGTTCGTACCCTTTGAAATATATTTCTTTCATTTTTTTCATTTCCGCCTCCACCTCTCCTCTTCCGCCAGAAAGGGAAATTTCGATGAGAACCGAAAAGGGCGGGTAATTAAATTGTTCTCGCTCCGAAATTTCTGACTGATAAAAATCAAGGATGTTTCCTTCCTGCGCGTATTTGAGTATTTTTTCATCAGGATTTCTCGTCTGTATAATGCATTGTCCGTCGGTCAGTGAGCGCATTTTCGAGACCAAATGCATAATCTTTTCATTTATGCGGAAGTTTGGCAGAGCGAAGAGGGAATCAAGCGAAAGAATTGCCACACCATCGAGTTTATCTTCCATCGCGGAAAAAACGACTTCTGTCCCAAGAAGCACTCCCCATTCTGAATGAAGGAAACGAGAAAGTATTTTTTTCACTTGCACGGATGTTTTGGCTTTATCTTTATCTATCACAAAGATTAATTCTTCAGGAATTTTTTCAGCGAGCTCTTCTCGTACAAGGTCAATTCCTATTCCGGATGGGTCGAGTCTCCAACTGCCGCACGCAAGACAGAGCTCATCCGCCGGACGGCTTCTTTTGCACCTGTGACACAAAAAGAAATTTGTTTTTTCATCTTTGTCTTTATAAAAAGCGATTGGAGCATGGCACGTAAGGCACAATGCGAAATTTCTGCAGTCTCGGCAAATGATTGAAGGCGCATATCCTTTTTTTGTTGCGAAAAGAAAAATATGTTTTTTGTGAGCTTTTGCGTTTTGTATCATTTCATTTACCGCATCTCCAACTGTGTGGAATTTTTTGTCTCCCTTCGATTCTTCCGACTTCAAATTTACGAGGAGCGTTCTCTCATCCTTGCCGGATTTCCATTGAATCGGCTGGATTGCCGTATATTCGCCCTTCTCTTTTTTCCACAATGTTTCGATTCGAAGGAGCGTATCTCCGAGCACGAACTGCGCCCCGAGCATTTTTGCGTATATTTCAGCAAAGGCGCGGATGTCGAGGTAGGGTCTTCGCAGTGTTTTAAAAGTTCCCGATGATTCTTCGTCGATGATGATAGCGCCGATGTCGAAGCGCCGAAGCGAAAGGCAAGCTCCTGTTCCGACGATAAGTATCGGGTGAGAAGTTTCAGTCGCTTCTTTCCAAACCTTTAGAAATTCTTTCTTCGAAAGGCTTCCGGACACAAAAAAAGAATGCATCTCTATTCCCCTTGAGAGATTTTTAAAATACGTTTTTGCCTCCTCGATGGTGGGGAGACAACAATACACCGAGCGGGATTTCGCGAACTCTTCTCGTATAATGCTTCGATATTGAAGCTGTCTTTCTTCCCTCGAAGCCTGGATGACTGAAGGCCGGATGTCTCCTTGATTTTTCGTACTTTCGCCTTTTTGCGCAAGCTTCTCGATCTCTCCTATATTTTCCAGCAATACTTTTGGAATGAGCACCGAGAGTATGCTTCCCATTGTGGTTGCGTAATATTCTGCGCACACTTTCACGCTTCGCAGATATCTTTCGGTAAAAAAAGAAGAGGAGAGTATTCGCTCCACTTTCCGCATACCAAATGGCAGAGATTTTATCTCGGACTTCATAATTCCGATATTTTGAGCTTCTATCACCAGTCCAGGCATCTTTTTTGCGCGGACAGATATTTCCACAAGAGCGCCCGCCTCTGCGGGAAGGGCGGTAAAGTACGAGAGGACTTCTTTGGAAATGCCTCTGCCGATAGGAATGACTTGTATGATTTTCATCTATATATCTGCTCTAAAAATATTTTTACCGTCTTTTATGTAGAATGTATTTTCGCTTATCTTGTAGAATGTCGGAGCACTGCCTTTGTAAAGCGAGTATGAACGAGCTTGCCCCGTGTCTCCTATTTCTATTGCGTCAATTGTCTCTCCATGAGCCACGAGAAAAATATTTTCCCGGGTTTTATAGAAATCAACATTTACGATAGGAGTTCCCGAATGGAAAACCGCGATTGAATCGACAGAACACACTCCGGAGCTTGAGCAAAAGTAGCGGGGAATTGTATTTAAATCCGCCATCCATTGCATATAGACCGAAGTGCTATCTGCCCAAAGCGCGGTTTTTCCCATTAAGCGCCGAGTTGTTGGCCCCATTTTTTCTTTCGGGTGCTCAAAGAGATAGAGGATTTGTTCCATATCCTTCGGATCAGTTATTTTCGTGAGCGCTATACTGACGGGAGAGAGAAAAGAAGAAACTTTTTCCGTTGAAAATTGCGTTACCTCAATTTCTTTTTCCCATGGCACATAACCTTCTTTTGTGACGGCCACAGTATGCTTTCCTTGAGTGATATTGTTGAATTGGATAATTTCTTCCTCTGTTTCCGTAATCTTTTGAAGCTTATTGTCTATGAATATTTTAGAGCCCGCTTCGTACACCGCCACTTCGAGATTACCGGCCTTTCCTAAATGAAAACCCTGGAGGCGATAGCCGTTTCTGTAAAGGAGACCAGCGACGCTAATGAGGATTGCGAGAAGGATGAGCGCGCCGTAAAAATAGAGAATCTCTCTTTTCTTCATTGCTGTATCATCCCAGAGAACGCCTTTCTTTTCAACTTGGGAGTCTAGTTGTGCAAAATTTGCGTCGGAAATTTTTACGCATTAGCTAAAAATCTTCCGACGTGATTTGCGTAGCGCGCAAATCAGAAGCTCTGAAGAATGCTCACATTTGCACCGATCTTATTGAGTCGATTCGCAAGGTCTTCGTACCCGCGATTGATGCTATATACATTTCGAAGAATTGATGTGCCTTCGGCCGCGAGCATTCCAATGAGAAGAATTGCCGCTGGGCGAAGCGCGGGAGGACAGATGACCTCTGCCGCTTTTAATTTTGTCGGGCCGTTTATGTAACAGCGATGAGGATCGGCGAGGATGGTATCAGCTCCGAGCTTGTCGAGGTCTTTATAATAGATCGCCCGTTTCTCGTAGCTCCAGTCGTGGATGAATGTCTGGCCTTCGGCTTGTGTGGCGATGACAGCAAAGAAGGGGAGATTATCCATATTGATTCCCGGGTATGGCTGGGCGTGGATCTTGTCTTCGAGCGCTTTGAGTTTCGATGGATAGGTTTCAATGTCGACAAGATTTGTTCTTCCATTTTCCGCTTTGTATCGGCGCAGAATTTTGTAACGAAAGCCCATTTTTTCCAATTTCAAAAGTTCGAGTTCAAGGAAATCAATCGGGCATCGCATAACCTGGATTTTTGATTTGGTCACGATTGCGGCAGATAAAAGAAACATTGATTCAATCGGGTCTTCGCTTACCGCGTAGGTAATCGGCTTGTCTATAGACTCCACTCCGTGGATGATAAGTGTGGAAGAACCGATTCCCTCTATTTTTACTCCAAGCGATTCAAGGAAAAAACAAACATCCTGCACCTGGTAATTCGCGGAAGCGAATTTTATTGTCGTTTTGCCGGGAATGAGCGATGCCGCCATAATCGCGTTTTCTGTCACGGTGTCGCCCGCTTCGTAAAGCACGATATTCCCGGGTTTCAATTTTGGAGTCTTGATTTCGTAGTGATTTGAGCGAGTTTCAATTCCCACGCCGAGCTTTTCAAGCGCATAAAAATGCGGTTTGACCGTGCGAGAACCAAGACGGCACCCCCCCGGCTGGGGGAGACGGAATTTCCTGGAAAAATGAATAAGAGGGCCGATGAGCATTATGACGCTTCGGGTCTTCATCCCGGCTTCAGTGTCGAGTTTTTTAATATCAAATTTTGCGGGCGGTTTGATTTCGAGATTGTTGCCGTCCCATTTTACTCCCACTCCGATTGATTGAAGCACCTCAATCATTCTGTATACCTCTTCAATCTTCGGCATATTGCAAAGAATCGTTTTATTTTTATTGAGGAGCGACGCGGAAAGAAGTCCCATCGCTGAATTTTTGGAAGATTTTGTGACGATAGTGCCCGAAAGTTTTTTTCCTCCCTCGATGCGCAGATTCAATGAACCCGTGGAAAGATTTAAAATCTCCTTGTTGAGAGCTTTGCTTATTTTTGAAAGAGTTTCCGTAGAAAGATTCTGTTCGCCATTTT
This Candidatus Paceibacterota bacterium DNA region includes the following protein-coding sequences:
- a CDS encoding methionyl-tRNA formyltransferase yields the protein MTKLNIAFFGTPELVLPILEELRSADLLPKVIITGKDEPRGRKLVLQKPAPKLWAEQKNIPILQPEKINQEFLEAFKKYDIDLGIVVAYGKILPKALLELPRLGMINVHYSLLPKYRGATPVESAILNGDETTGVVIQKMVFALDAGDIIEKEEVRVGERETAPELRNRLNEIAKKLLVKAVGKIADGTASFEKQDESYATLCKKIKKEDGLLDLAGDPVQNYRKFRAYYGWPGTYFFMERNGKKMRVVIKEATLDEGKFEILRIIPEGKKEMSYKDFLAGFQR
- the def gene encoding peptide deformylase, producing the protein MKSIVQRDAPVLREKAKEVPLKDIASSKIKKVIREMKEALASQDDGVALAAPQIGVSLRIFIITEKIYDILYPGEKGKKGKINLVYINPKITKLSKEQKLLEEGCLSVRWLYGKKIRSTKASITAYNEKGEKFERGGSGLIAQIFQHETDHLDGVLFIDNAEDLHELPPEKIPSRLKKETSND
- a CDS encoding PEGA domain-containing protein, whose amino-acid sequence is MKKREILYFYGALILLAILISVAGLLYRNGYRLQGFHLGKAGNLEVAVYEAGSKIFIDNKLQKITETEEEIIQFNNITQGKHTVAVTKEGYVPWEKEIEVTQFSTEKVSSFLSPVSIALTKITDPKDMEQILYLFEHPKEKMGPTTRRLMGKTALWADSTSVYMQWMADLNTIPRYFCSSSGVCSVDSIAVFHSGTPIVNVDFYKTRENIFLVAHGETIDAIEIGDTGQARSYSLYKGSAPTFYKISENTFYIKDGKNIFRADI
- a CDS encoding UDP-N-acetylglucosamine 1-carboxyvinyltransferase, with the translated sequence MPITKEPEGDQKLVQIGNLIARLRDDRGITQTELGKMLGTTQSAIARIENGEQNLSTETLSKISKALNKEILNLSTGSLNLRIEGGKKLSGTIVTKSSKNSAMGLLSASLLNKNKTILCNMPKIEEVYRMIEVLQSIGVGVKWDGNNLEIKPPAKFDIKKLDTEAGMKTRSVIMLIGPLIHFSRKFRLPQPGGCRLGSRTVKPHFYALEKLGVGIETRSNHYEIKTPKLKPGNIVLYEAGDTVTENAIMAASLIPGKTTIKFASANYQVQDVCFFLESLGVKIEGIGSSTLIIHGVESIDKPITYAVSEDPIESMFLLSAAIVTKSKIQVMRCPIDFLELELLKLEKMGFRYKILRRYKAENGRTNLVDIETYPSKLKALEDKIHAQPYPGINMDNLPFFAVIATQAEGQTFIHDWSYEKRAIYYKDLDKLGADTILADPHRCYINGPTKLKAAEVICPPALRPAAILLIGMLAAEGTSILRNVYSINRGYEDLANRLNKIGANVSILQSF